The Macaca fascicularis isolate 582-1 chromosome 12, T2T-MFA8v1.1 genome has a segment encoding these proteins:
- the TEX51 gene encoding testis-expressed protein 51, whose amino-acid sequence MLPLLIICLLPAIEGKNCLRCWPELSAWIDYDLQILWGTPGPPTELSQSVHSLFLEDNNFLKPWYLGKAQPGDRELYLASLPDLGSYSLDFSFTCISSSDRDHLEEETAKFFTQVHQAIKTLRDDKTVLLKEIDMHKNLFTARLNKISDGLKEKDIRSTLKVTSCADCRTYFLSCNDPTICLGRNRRMSLWAVSLSSALLLAITGGG is encoded by the exons ATGCTGCCTCTCCTGATCATCTGTCTGCTGCCCGCCATCGAAGGGAAGAACTGCCTCCGCTGCTGGCCGGAACTGTCTGCCTGGATAGACTACGACCTTCAGATTCTCTGGGGGACCCCGGGGCCACCCACAGAACTTTCTCAAAGCGTTCACTCTCTGTTCCTAGAGGATAATAATTTTCTCAAACCCTGGTACCTTGGTAAGGCACAGCCAGGAGATCGGGAATTGTATCTGGCCTCTTTACCTGACCTGGGATCTTACTCCCTTGACTTCTCTTTTACCTGTATCTCATCCTCAGATCGTGACCATTTGGAAGAAGAAACAGCCAAATTCTTCACTCAAGTACACCAAGCCATTAAAACATTACGAGATG ATAAAACAGTACTTCTGAAAGAGATCGACATGCACAAGAATCTCTTCACTGCGAGGCTGAATAAGATATCTGATGGGCTGAAGGAGAAGG ACATACGGTCCACACTGAAGGTCACCAGCTGTGCCGATTGCAGGACTTACTTCCTCTCCTGCAATGACCCCACTATCTGCCTAG GCAGGAACCGGCGGATGTCCCTGTGGGCTGTGAGTCTCAGCAGTGCTCTGCTCCTGGCCATAACTGGAGGTGGGTGA